In the Bacteroidales bacterium genome, one interval contains:
- a CDS encoding aminopeptidase P family protein, giving the protein MRYQPLSSELYIRNRSKLLRMMKPNSMAIVNANDEMPRSGDQTYSFRQNSDLFYLTGLDQEKCVLTLCPSHPVEALREVIFTVKTSDLMVTWNGYKYTLEEARAISGVKTIKWLEDFELTLRDQMSRVQTVYLNQNEYVKFITEVSSRDTRFAEKMKRDFPVHSYERLAPMITELRKVKEWEEIAQMQKACDLTKDGFLRILDFVKPGLLEYEVEAAFTHEFARKGSGHAYQPIVASGKNACVLHYVSNDQELKSGDLLLLDVGAEYGNYCADMSRTIPVNGKFTPRQRQVYEAVLRLLKAGMEMLVPGTTNEKWHAQVCKLMEKELIGLGLITEEEVKNQDPASPAFFKYYMHGTGHFLGLDVHDVGSRQDEFVRGMVMTCEPGIYIPEEGIGIRLENDVMVDHIPLNLMADIPIEPDEIEELMSKRNIVV; this is encoded by the coding sequence ATGAGATATCAGCCCCTTTCCTCAGAACTCTATATCCGGAATCGCAGCAAATTATTGCGAATGATGAAACCTAATTCAATGGCTATCGTTAATGCCAATGATGAAATGCCCAGGAGTGGCGATCAGACTTATTCCTTCAGGCAGAATTCTGATTTATTTTATCTCACCGGCCTGGACCAGGAAAAATGTGTCCTGACGCTTTGCCCATCTCATCCTGTAGAAGCTCTACGGGAAGTTATATTTACTGTTAAAACCAGCGACCTGATGGTGACCTGGAATGGTTATAAATACACGCTTGAGGAAGCCAGGGCCATTTCAGGGGTGAAAACCATCAAATGGCTCGAAGATTTTGAACTAACTTTAAGAGATCAGATGAGCCGGGTTCAGACGGTGTATCTCAATCAGAATGAATATGTTAAATTCATCACTGAGGTATCCTCAAGGGACACTCGTTTTGCAGAAAAAATGAAGAGGGATTTCCCAGTCCATTCCTATGAAAGACTTGCCCCTATGATTACTGAATTGCGAAAGGTTAAAGAATGGGAAGAGATTGCTCAAATGCAGAAGGCATGCGACCTCACGAAGGATGGTTTTCTAAGAATACTAGACTTTGTGAAACCCGGCCTGCTGGAATATGAAGTTGAAGCTGCATTTACACATGAATTTGCAAGGAAGGGATCAGGCCATGCCTACCAGCCAATTGTTGCCTCCGGGAAAAATGCCTGCGTTCTTCATTATGTCAGCAATGACCAGGAGTTAAAAAGCGGGGATCTGCTTTTATTGGATGTGGGTGCCGAATATGGAAATTACTGTGCGGATATGAGCCGTACCATTCCTGTTAATGGAAAATTCACTCCCAGGCAGCGTCAAGTCTATGAGGCCGTTTTGCGTTTACTTAAGGCTGGTATGGAAATGCTGGTCCCGGGAACTACCAATGAGAAATGGCATGCCCAGGTATGTAAGCTCATGGAAAAGGAATTAATCGGGTTAGGGCTGATCACGGAAGAAGAAGTGAAAAACCAGGACCCTGCTTCTCCGGCATTTTTCAAATATTACATGCATGGCACAGGCCATTTCCTGGGGTTGGATGTGCATGATGTAGGAAGCAGGCAGGATGAATTTGTAAGAGGCATGGTGATGACTTGCGAACCGGGAATTTATATACCTGAAGAAGGCATTGGGATCAGGTTGGAGAATGATGTAATGGTGGACCATATCCCTCTGAATCTTATGGCTGATATCCCTATTGAGCCGGATGAAATCGAGGAATTAATGTCGAAAAGAAATATCGTGGTCTAG
- a CDS encoding T9SS type A sorting domain-containing protein: MKKSILIMLFSFTALIGLCQPWWDITFDDPAYLSKVILQPETSGINCWQIGHPQKTVFNTAYSPVNVMVTDTVNAYPVNDTSSFIITHLAGDGWHFAYPKIDITGWYYVNSDSLTDYGFIEFSLDHGITWLSVDSAQYNGCCTWGAIQDKPVLTGNSYDWKPFSYCICPPSTMEYEDTVLYKFTFVSDGIDTQKDGLMFDNLHFEDWAEGIPEPNNAEGIKIYPNPVSNYFFLELKEILKSCSIEIADAQGRVVLKINRYNKESVDVSHLPAGIYSVKVMDGKSFSVKKFLIRH; encoded by the coding sequence ATGAAAAAATCTATTTTGATCATGCTGTTTTCATTTACAGCATTAATTGGCTTGTGTCAACCCTGGTGGGATATTACTTTTGATGATCCTGCCTATTTAAGCAAAGTCATTCTCCAACCAGAAACTTCAGGCATTAATTGCTGGCAAATCGGACATCCACAAAAAACAGTTTTCAACACAGCATATTCGCCTGTCAATGTGATGGTTACCGATACTGTAAATGCTTACCCTGTAAATGATACCTCATCTTTTATTATTACTCATCTTGCAGGTGATGGCTGGCATTTTGCTTATCCGAAAATAGATATAACCGGCTGGTACTATGTTAATTCTGATAGTCTTACGGATTATGGTTTCATCGAATTCTCACTGGATCACGGAATCACCTGGCTGAGCGTTGATAGTGCACAATATAATGGATGCTGCACCTGGGGTGCAATTCAGGACAAACCAGTACTAACGGGTAATTCTTACGACTGGAAACCCTTTTCATATTGCATTTGTCCTCCTTCAACAATGGAATATGAAGATACCGTCCTCTATAAATTTACTTTTGTGAGTGATGGGATTGATACCCAGAAGGATGGACTTATGTTTGATAACCTGCACTTCGAAGATTGGGCAGAAGGAATCCCTGAACCCAATAATGCTGAAGGAATAAAAATCTATCCAAACCCGGTTTCCAATTATTTCTTTTTGGAACTCAAGGAAATCTTAAAATCCTGTTCCATTGAAATCGCTGATGCTCAGGGCAGAGTTGTATTGAAAATCAACAGGTATAATAAGGAATCTGTCGATGTAAGTCATCTGCCTGCAGGAATATATTCAGTGAAAGTTATGGATGGAAAATCCTTTTCTGTAAAAAAGTTCCTGATCAGGCACTAG